The Nitrospiraceae bacterium region GACTTATATGATCAAGTCGCTGAAGATCTAGCAAGAGGAAAAGTAGTGGGGTGGCTTCAGGGCCGCATGGAGTTCGGACCTCGATCCCTCGGCGGACGCAGTATCCTGGGCGATGCGCGGAATACCAAGATGCAATCAGTGATGAACCTCAAGATCAAGTATCGAGAGTCCTTCAGGCCCTTCGCCCCCTCGGTGCTCCGGGAACGGGTGCCGGATTATTTTCAGATGAACTGCGACAGCCCATATATGTTGCTGGTTGCGCCGGTGATCGAAAAGCGGCGACTGCCGTGCAATCCGAATCAGAAGGGACTCTGGGGCATCGACTTGCTCAACGTGCCGCGCTCAGATATTCCCGCGGTCACCCACATCGACTATTCGGCGAGAGTGCAAACGGTTCATGAAGAGACGAATCCACGCTATTACAAGTTGCTCAAGGCGTTTGAACAGAAGACCGGGTGTGCCACCCTGGTCAATACCTCGTTTAACGTGCGGGGCGAACCGATTGTCTGTACTCCCGAAGATGCCTATCGGTGTTTCATGCGGACGGAAATGGATGTGCTCGTGTTGGAAAACTTCATTCTCATAAAGGAAGACCAAAAACCGCTCGGGAGCGACTCTGATTGGAAGAAGGAATTTGAATTGGATTAAACAGAGGGCGTGAATGAATCAAGATACAAACAAGAAACAATTGCGCGACTTCGGTCTTGTGGTAGGCGGTATCCTGGTGGTCATCGGGCTGTGGCCTTTGATGTTTCGCGGACAGTCGCTTCGCCTTTGGGCGTTCGGTCTGGGTGTGGTCTTAATGGCCTTAGGCGCCGTGCTGCCTATGCTTCTGGCGCCGGTCCACAAGGTATGGATGTGGATTGGTCATGTTTTAGGATGGATTAATACGCGAATCCTCCTTGGCATCGTATTCTATGGGCTCGTGACGCCCATCGGGTTGATGTTTCGGCTTATAGGCAAGGACACGATGAGGCATGAGATCGCAGAAGCAAGTCCAAGCTATCGCGTGGTTCGAAAGCCTCGACCTCGAGGACACATGAGGTTTCAATTTTAAGAAATCCGCAGGAGGTGCGATATGGG contains the following coding sequences:
- a CDS encoding SxtJ family membrane protein yields the protein MNQDTNKKQLRDFGLVVGGILVVIGLWPLMFRGQSLRLWAFGLGVVLMALGAVLPMLLAPVHKVWMWIGHVLGWINTRILLGIVFYGLVTPIGLMFRLIGKDTMRHEIAEASPSYRVVRKPRPRGHMRFQF